One genomic region from Phragmites australis chromosome 1, lpPhrAust1.1, whole genome shotgun sequence encodes:
- the LOC133928752 gene encoding disease resistance protein RGA2-like, protein MSGGAEMMAGAVVQRVAGMLGQAAWQRVELLWTFSDDVEEMKDKLVAVQAVLVDAEKRSRGSEGAPVQVWLKKLKSAAYNIEDTLDELEANTMIWRSRTCLVKLVFTSFNPLMTRLTVSNKMRQIRGKLDQIAEEQKKFNFLQLADRRQAMTISNQETYVGRSDKVEMVGRETEKNSILNFLSQKVDQLKIAIIPIVGFGGMGKTTLAKSVFIAKETDRFDVKAWVHVSEEFDLKKIAAAIISQVEGSSQANDTRLQNLNSGLERILSGKIYFIVLDNLWEKRGDNLEKLMEMLQYGNNGSKIIVTTRSDQVAAALSRIRPSQFHTVPKTKLGLLSSDDCWSIMNVPSLGSGQDVELVEAGKECAKKCGGVPLAAKSLGHLMNKNCTREEWLKIRDSNILEIKEDDYGIMSGLMLSYHHMPPHLKLCFMYCSVFPKSHNIDHDSLIQQWIALGFIQDARGIPLQRIGGECINDFLGMSFLTLSTTPEAIDSGRFKPTLKFHMHDMVHDLAVYVASDEFSYVNTKVHNNKNDNRNCHYQLLMNHNEASSACKFFPTKVRALHFRGCDKMHLPKQAFSHTLCLRVLDLSGCHMSELPSSIYKLKLLRYLDASNLPISTLPKSLNRLLNFQTLILSNTSLKTLPTNIGCLQRLQYFDLSGCVSLSELPISFGSLRALLFLNLASCHELHAIPKSFGHLRSLQFLSLSDCYKLHSLPESCCQLHDLTHLDLSDCHNIGKLPDCIGNLSKLEYLNMTSCSKVQMLPESLCKLMMLKHLNLSFCIKLKHLPSCIGVLRLQSLDLQGCVFLSDLPDSIFKMSSLQNVEGELSKAYFEVEKLKKSLKLQGSYELDGGRRIDLWSQIVNLENKLCRELVINGLDNVMHLEGAKQAKLSNNSKLTKLALVWEHNQGSPVEHADATADISVLEKLVPPRSLQHLTLRGYMSIAFPSWMLDIASYLPHLTNVVLATLMRCSRLPPLGRLPNLRALTIGEMPSIKKIDREFYGDHGICHKLRVILLFSMGNLEEWWTTRSSNEDAEFLIPNLHLLGVSDCPKLKFLPYPPMSLTWDLKNSDRVLPEHGFGSLSSTTSPFALGFSSSSPSSEVWRRARYLSTIEYLRLNTTGLGTLPQAIQCFTSLHILEMDSCHDLVTLPEWLGDLTSLTEICITACPKLSSLPASIRRLTELKKLEIINCPTLSEKCQGEDRHKIAHIPHVKFQ, encoded by the exons ATGAGCGGAGGAGCTGAGATGATGGCCGGTGCCGTTGTGCAGCGTGTGGCCGGCATGCTCGGTCAGGCCGCCTGGCAAAGGGTGGAGCTGCTTTGGACGTTCAGCGATGATGttgaggagatgaaggacaaGTTGGTCGCCGTGCAGGCTGTGCTGGTCGATGCCGAGAAGCGCTCCCGAGGGAGTGAAGGCGCACCGGTGCAGGTTTGGCTCAAGAAGCTCAAATCTGCTGCCTACAACATTGAAGACACCCTTGACGAGCTGGAGGCCAATACAATGATATGGAGGAGTCGCACATGCCTG GTTAAATTGGTGTTCACGTCATTCAATCCACTAATGACGCGACTCACTGTGTCAAACAAGATGAGACAAATCAGAGGAAAGCTAGATCAAATAGCTGAGGAACAAAAAAAGTTCAATTTTCTGCAACTGGCAGATAGAAGACAAGCTATGACCATTAGTAACCAAGAAACATATGTGGGTCGCAGTGATAAAGTCGAGATGGTTGGAAGAGAAACTGAGAAAAATAgtatattaaattttttatcGCAGAAAGTTGATCAATTGAAAATAGCCATCATTCCCATTGTTGGCTTTGGTGGTATGGGTAAGACGACACTCGCAAAATCTGTTTTCATTGCTAAGGAGACAGATAGGTTTGATGTGAAAGCATGGGTCCATGTCTCAGAGGAGTTTGATTTGAAGAAGATTGCCGCTGCTATTATCTCTCAGGTTGAGGGCAGCTCCCAAGCAAATGATACTAGATTACAGAATCTAAATTCTGGCCTTGAACGCATACTTTCAGGCAAGATTTATTTTATTGTCTTGGATAACCTATGGGAGAAGAGGGGAGACAATTTGGAGAAGTTGATGGAAATGCTACAGTATGGTAATAACGGCAGCAAGATAATAGTAACCACCCGAAGTGATCAAGTTGCTGCAGCATTATCTAGAATCCGACCTTCACAGTTTCATACTGTTCCAAAAACTAAATTGGGGCTCTTATCAAGTGATGATTGCTGGTCTATTATGAATGTTCCATCTCTAGGAAGTGGGCAAGATGTCGAGCTTGTAGAGGCTGGAAAAGAATGTGCAAAGAAGTGTGGTGGAGTACCACTAGCTGCGAAATCTCTTGGTCATTTGATGAATAAGAATTGCACAAGAGAAGAATGGCTGAAAATTAGAGACAGTAATATTCTTGAGATCAAAGAAGATGACTATGGGATCATGAGTGGCTTGATGCTAAGTTATCACCACATGCCCCCACATCTTAAACTCTGTTTCATGTATTGCTCTGTCTTTCCTAAGAGCCATAACATAGATCATGATAGCCTGATTCAACAATGGATTGCTCTGGGGTTCATTCAAGATGCTCGTGGGATCCCACTCCAACGGATTGGTGGGGAATGTATCAATGATTTCTTGGGGATGTCCTTCCTTACTCTTTCAACTACCCCTGAG GCCATTGATTCAGGGAGATTCAAACCCACACTGAAATTCCATATGCATGATATGGTACATGATCTTGCAGTATATGTTGCCAGTGATGAATTCTCGTATGTAAACACGAAGGTGCATAACAATAAGAATGACAATCGAAATTGTCACTATCAGCTATTGATGAACCATAATGAAGCTTCAtcagcttgtaagtttttcccaACGAAGGTCAGGGCCCTACATTTTAGGGGATGCGATAAAATGCATCTTCCTAAGCAAGCATTCTCACACACATTATGCTTGAGAGTTTTGGATTTGAGTGGATGTCATATGTCAGAGCTACCAAGTTCTATTTATAAACTAAAGCTATTAAGGTATCTTGATGCTTCTAACCTTCCTATATCAACCTTGCCTAAATCCTTGAACCGTCTCTTGAACTTTCAAACCTTGATACTTTCAAATACTTCTCTGAAGACACTGCCCACAAACATCGGCTGCCTCCAAAGGCTTCAGTACTTTGACCTATCAGGATGTGTCAGTCTTTCTGAGCTTCCCATCTCTTTCGGGAGCCTACGTGCTCTTCTCTTCCTAAACTTAGCAAGTTGCCATGAACTGCATGCAATTCCAAAATCCTTTGGCCATTTGCGGAGTCTTCAATTTTTGAGCCTATCTGATTGCTACAAACTCCACTCACTACCAGAATCTTGTTGTCAACTTCATGATCTGACACATCTTGATCTGTCGGATTGCCATAACATTGGAAAGCTCCCGGATTGCATTGGCAATCTTTCTAAGCTTGAGTATTTGAACATGACGAGTTGTTCCAAGGTTCAAATGTTGCCTGAGTCTCTATGCAAACTCATGATGTTAAAGCATCTAAATTTGTCATTTTGCATCAAGCTTAAGCATCTTCCCTCCTGTATTGGTGTTTTACGACTTCAAAGTTTGGATCTTCAAGGCTGTGTTTTCCTTAGTGACTTGCCGGATAGCATTTTTAAAATGTCATCACTTCAAAATGTTGAGGGGGAACTTTCAAAAGCATATTTTGAAGTTGAAAAACTTAAGAAGAGTCTGAAGTTACAAGGGTCCTACGAGCTTGATGGAGGACGACGCATTGATCTGTGGAGTCAGATTGTGAATCTCGAGAATAAACTCTGCCGTGAGCTAGTGATCAATGGTCTTGACAACGTGATGCATTTGGAAGGGGCAAAGCAAGCTAAGCTGTCCAACAACTCGAAGCTTACCAAGCTGGCTCTTGTATGGGAACATAATCAAGGTAGTCCGGTGGAGCATGCAGATGCAACGGCTGACATATCGGTGCTGGAGAAGCTAGTGCCTCCTAGAAGTCTCCAACACCTTACTCTACGTGGCTATATGAGCATAGCCTTCCCTAGTTGGATGCTGGACATTGCGTCCTACCTACCTCATCTTACCAACGTAGTTCTTGCCACTTTGATGCGGTGCAGCCGCCTCCCTCCACTTGGCCGCCTGCCAAACCTTCGAGCATTGACCATAGGTGAAATGCCCAGCATCAAGAAAATTGACAGGGAATTTTACGGAGACCATGGAATTTGCCATAAGCTAAGAGTGATTCTCTTGTTCTCAATGGGCAACTTGGAAGAGTGGTGGACAACGAGATCATCCAATGAAGATGCGGAGTTCTTAATCCCTAATTTACATCTGCTGGGTGTTTCGGATTGCCCAAAGTTGAAGTTCCTGCCTTATCCCCCAATGAGCTTGACGTGGGATTTAAAGAATAGTGATCGCGTGTTGCCGGAGCATGGGTTTGGGAGTCTCTCATCTACCACTTCTCCATTTGCTCTTGGGTtctcgagctcatccccgtCTTCTGAAGTGTGGCGTAGGGCCCGGTACCTTTCTACAATCGAGTATCTTAGGCTAAACACCACGGGCCTTGGAACCTTGCCACAGGCTATCCAATGCTTCACCTCCCTCCATATACTCGAGATGGATAGTTGTCACGATTTGGTGACACTGCCGGAATGGCTGGGAGACTTGACTTCTTTGACAGAAATTTGCATCACAGCGTGCCCAAAGCTGTCTTCGCTGCCGGCGAGCATACGGCGCCTTACTGAGCTGAAGAAACTAGAGATCATCAACTGCCCAACACTGTCAGAGAAGTGCCAAGGAGAGGACAGGCACAAGATTGCTCATATACCACACGTCAAATTCCAGTAA